The following nucleotide sequence is from uncultured Campylobacter sp..
GACTCCCTGCCCGTCGTTGTAGAGCAGCCCTAAATAGACGCAGCCCTTCTGCTCGCCGAGCTTGCACGCCCTATCGTAATAGCGCGCGGCCTGCCTGAAGCTTCTATTTGAGTCGTATGCATAGCCCAAATTCGCGCAATCCAGCGCGTTTTCCTCGCCGCCGGCGTCGCAGTTGCGCTGTAGCTCGTTTATCACGCGGCTTAGTTTTTTACAATCCATCTCGCTCCCAGCGGCGCAGCCCTTTCTTAGATCGTCGATCTCCGCCGCAGCGCCCGTCGCAAACAGCGCGGAGAGCAAAACCGTTCGCACCGTAAATTTCAACCGCTCTTTAAGTGGCATACTTTTAAAATTTTGAAATTTAGCACCGCTTTGGGCACAGCTACCGATCCTCATCGCCTCTCCTTTATTTTCAACTCATCTCAATTTACGTATAAATTTTACGCAACCGCGCAAAGGGCTAAATTTTATCTTCTAGCTCTTTTAAAAATCTCTCCACCGCGGTCTTAAGCGCGGCAAGATCGCTTCTATTGTCTATCACAAAATCCGCCATAGCGCGCTTTTGCTCGATATTAGTTTGTAGCTCCACGCGGTGCTTTGCGGCGGCATGATCCAGCCCATTTCGCTTCATCACGCGCGAAATCAGCGTATCTTTAGGCGCATAAACGACCGCCACTTTGTCGAAAAACTCATACCTCTTGCCCTCGAAAAACAGCGGAATATCGACGAAGTAAAGCCTTCCTTTCGCCTCCAAAGCCTGCGCCTGCGATAAAATTTCAGCCGTTATCTTTGGATGCAGCAGCGCTTCGAGTTTTGCTAACTCCGCCGGGTTTTTAAACACCAGTTCGCCTAGTTTTTTTCGGTCCACCGAGGCGCAGGTGGCGGACGAAATTTCCTCATCCGATCTAGCGTTAAATTCCGCTTGGGGGTTCAAATTTGCAGCCTGTACGTCTTTTTGCACGACGTATTGCGTGCCGAAAATTTCAGCCACCTGCGCGGCGCAGCGATCCAAAA
It contains:
- the coaE gene encoding dephospho-CoA kinase (Dephospho-CoA kinase (CoaE) performs the final step in coenzyme A biosynthesis.) is translated as MLKFKHAVVITGSIGSGKSAVCELLRDRGFEIIDADKISHDVLDRCAAQVAEIFGTQYVVQKDVQAANLNPQAEFNARSDEEISSATCASVDRKKLGELVFKNPAELAKLEALLHPKITAEILSQAQALEAKGRLYFVDIPLFFEGKRYEFFDKVAVVYAPKDTLISRVMKRNGLDHAAAKHRVELQTNIEQKRAMADFVIDNRSDLAALKTAVERFLKELEDKI